A genomic segment from Flavobacterium sp. 9R encodes:
- a CDS encoding GLPGLI family protein → MYKIILLLTALVLSSIGLRAQEFQGMAVYESKTSTADFKTRMEGNKNITPEMMKNIEDRMKKMFEKTFILNFDKSASIYKEEEKLDAPGQDGGGGMRMMASMTGGGGTYYKNVKDKSYTVDKEFMGKEFLVKDTLTNLKWKMEGETRVIGGYNCYKATAVRPVSKTDFRNFRPRDEKKDETKKDATEKAGEPKKTSFMDELDIPKEVTITAWYTPEIPVNQGPEGYWGLPGLILEVNDGKTVILCSKVVLNPKEKAAIKPATNGKVINQKDFDETVIKKMEEFREMNRGRGGNNGGFRMRIGG, encoded by the coding sequence ATGTATAAAATTATTTTGCTTTTGACCGCGCTTGTATTGAGCAGTATTGGGCTTAGAGCTCAGGAATTTCAGGGGATGGCAGTGTATGAGTCTAAAACGAGTACAGCTGATTTTAAGACCAGAATGGAAGGAAATAAGAATATTACTCCCGAAATGATGAAAAATATCGAGGACCGAATGAAAAAAATGTTTGAGAAAACATTCATTCTCAATTTTGACAAATCGGCATCTATTTATAAAGAAGAAGAAAAATTAGACGCTCCAGGACAAGATGGCGGCGGCGGAATGCGAATGATGGCTTCTATGACTGGCGGCGGCGGAACGTATTACAAAAATGTAAAAGACAAAAGCTATACGGTTGACAAAGAATTTATGGGAAAAGAATTCTTGGTAAAAGACACGCTGACCAATCTAAAATGGAAAATGGAAGGCGAAACGAGAGTAATTGGCGGTTACAATTGCTATAAAGCGACTGCTGTTCGTCCGGTTAGTAAAACCGATTTTAGAAATTTTAGACCAAGAGACGAGAAAAAAGACGAGACTAAAAAAGACGCCACTGAGAAAGCGGGCGAACCAAAGAAAACCAGCTTTATGGATGAGTTAGACATCCCCAAAGAAGTTACGATTACAGCGTGGTATACCCCAGAAATCCCTGTAAACCAAGGTCCAGAAGGCTATTGGGGATTGCCTGGTTTGATTCTGGAAGTTAATGATGGTAAAACCGTGATTTTATGTTCTAAAGTTGTTTTGAACCCAAAAGAGAAAGCAGCTATAAAACCCGCCACGAATGGTAAAGTAATCAACCAGAAAGATTTTGACGAAACGGTGATTAAAAAAATGGAGGAATTCCGTGAGATGAACCGTGGAAGAGGTGGAAATAATGGCGGATTTAGAATGAGAATAGGAGGTTAA
- a CDS encoding carboxypeptidase-like regulatory domain-containing protein: MKALLRIAFFLFTTLSFAQTIKLDGLITDSKNAGLEMANVMAVNKTTKAMDAYAITNDKGKFTLNLKPNTTYLIKVSFLGMQNKEVEVTTATTNLVKNIALDAGGIELDGVEIVREMPVSIKGDTIVYNADSFKSGTERKLEDVLKKLPGVEVNADGEIEVEGKKVTKLMVEGKDFFDGDTKLGVKNIPADAIDKIQVLRNYNENSILKGVENNQDNIGMNIKLKSGKKNFWFGDINAGVGVAHKESRYVINPKLFYYSPKYSINLISNFNNIGELPLTIQDYFKFTGGFRGLSAKGGSSFNVSSNDLGIALARNNRAKEIDTKFGATNFSYNVNKAWSFSGFGIVSSSITDLETISQNNILKPNSSEVASTENRKEAAHQTSNLGLFKLSTTYKPSTNFQLDYDVLTKLSKQDENTSLLRESIVQNVSATESIATLKEQDPISVNQNLSAYFTLNEKNVFAVEMQSLYQEEDPFYNANLQSQPFFLSGYQPGQNRNDINQTRFVKTNKIDAKLDYYYMLTPKSNINLTLGNTYSYQNFNSSIFQVLDNGTVNDLNASENTNDVDYRFNDVFLGLHYKILTGKFTFTPGVSLHSYNMTNAQLATEFSQKFFRALPDFVAIYQIKKAETLTYNFSYTNNFTDINRLVEGYVFSNYNSLTRGFRALENATAQQHSLRYFKYNMFNMENITAFVNYTKTVDAIKTDATFDGVNQTSVPFNSPFADETISGRASYGRSFLKNYKASFDTNLNWSKFNNKQNNVTIANESFTQSYTLRASTNYKSLPNLEVGYNMVINDYNNNTFYTDRPFAKLDYYFLDSFSFVAEYEFYHYYNNDKTVNNEYDFLNASLIYQKKNSKLEYKISGTNLLNTTSLNDDSFSQFATRTSQYTVQPRYLIFSVKYNL; the protein is encoded by the coding sequence ATGAAAGCATTGCTTCGAATTGCCTTTTTTCTTTTTACTACTTTATCTTTTGCACAAACCATTAAACTTGATGGTTTGATTACCGACTCTAAAAACGCAGGACTTGAAATGGCGAACGTAATGGCGGTGAATAAAACCACCAAAGCGATGGATGCCTATGCCATAACGAATGACAAAGGGAAGTTCACACTGAATTTGAAACCGAATACGACTTACCTAATTAAAGTGAGTTTTTTGGGGATGCAAAATAAAGAGGTAGAAGTGACTACAGCTACTACTAATTTGGTCAAAAACATTGCTTTGGACGCGGGTGGTATTGAATTGGATGGAGTTGAAATTGTTCGCGAAATGCCAGTTTCTATTAAAGGCGACACGATTGTGTACAATGCCGATTCTTTTAAATCGGGTACCGAAAGAAAACTGGAAGATGTATTGAAAAAATTGCCCGGAGTGGAGGTAAATGCCGACGGAGAGATTGAAGTAGAAGGCAAAAAAGTAACCAAACTGATGGTGGAAGGGAAAGACTTTTTTGATGGGGATACCAAATTAGGAGTGAAAAATATCCCAGCTGATGCGATTGATAAGATTCAAGTATTGCGTAATTACAACGAAAATTCGATTCTAAAAGGAGTGGAAAACAATCAAGATAATATTGGAATGAATATTAAATTGAAATCTGGGAAGAAGAACTTTTGGTTTGGAGATATTAATGCTGGTGTTGGAGTAGCTCATAAAGAAAGCAGGTATGTGATTAATCCGAAATTGTTTTATTACAGTCCAAAGTACAGCATAAACTTGATTTCGAACTTCAACAACATAGGCGAATTGCCTTTGACCATTCAGGATTATTTTAAGTTTACGGGAGGATTCCGTGGATTGTCTGCCAAAGGTGGCTCTAGTTTTAACGTATCTTCTAATGATTTGGGGATTGCTTTGGCAAGAAACAATAGAGCCAAAGAAATTGACACCAAGTTTGGCGCAACCAATTTCTCGTACAATGTAAATAAAGCTTGGAGTTTTAGTGGTTTTGGAATTGTTTCTTCTTCGATTACCGACTTAGAAACCATTTCTCAAAATAATATCCTGAAACCGAATTCCTCAGAAGTAGCTTCTACCGAAAATCGAAAAGAAGCAGCACACCAAACCAGTAATTTGGGTTTATTCAAGTTGAGCACAACCTACAAGCCGTCGACCAATTTTCAGTTGGATTATGATGTGTTGACCAAGTTGTCCAAACAAGATGAAAACACTTCGTTGCTTCGGGAATCGATAGTACAGAACGTTTCGGCTACGGAATCTATAGCTACGCTAAAAGAGCAAGACCCAATATCAGTAAATCAGAATTTGAGTGCGTATTTTACCTTAAATGAAAAAAATGTCTTTGCGGTAGAAATGCAAAGTTTATATCAAGAAGAAGACCCTTTTTACAATGCTAATTTGCAATCTCAGCCCTTTTTTTTAAGCGGTTATCAGCCAGGGCAAAATAGAAACGACATCAACCAAACCCGATTTGTAAAAACAAACAAAATAGATGCTAAGTTGGATTATTACTATATGTTGACCCCAAAAAGCAATATTAATTTGACTTTAGGTAATACGTATTCGTATCAAAATTTTAATTCTTCTATTTTTCAGGTTTTGGATAATGGCACAGTAAACGATTTGAATGCTTCGGAGAATACCAACGATGTAGACTATCGTTTTAATGATGTGTTTTTGGGATTGCATTATAAAATACTTACGGGGAAATTTACGTTTACGCCAGGCGTAAGTTTGCACAGTTACAATATGACCAATGCGCAATTAGCAACCGAATTCAGTCAGAAATTCTTCAGAGCCTTACCTGATTTTGTAGCGATTTACCAAATCAAAAAAGCCGAGACTTTGACTTATAATTTCTCGTATACCAACAATTTTACCGATATCAACAGATTGGTTGAAGGCTATGTTTTCTCAAACTACAACAGTTTAACACGCGGTTTTAGAGCACTAGAAAATGCTACGGCACAACAACATTCGTTGCGATACTTTAAGTACAATATGTTCAATATGGAAAACATTACTGCTTTTGTAAATTACACCAAAACGGTAGATGCCATTAAAACAGATGCTACTTTTGACGGGGTAAACCAAACGTCGGTGCCTTTTAACTCTCCTTTTGCCGATGAAACCATTTCGGGACGTGCCTCTTATGGACGTTCGTTTTTGAAAAATTACAAAGCCTCATTTGACACTAATTTGAACTGGTCGAAATTCAATAACAAGCAGAACAATGTAACTATCGCTAATGAGAGTTTTACTCAAAGTTATACCTTAAGAGCGTCTACAAATTATAAAAGCTTGCCTAATCTAGAAGTAGGCTACAATATGGTAATCAACGACTATAATAATAATACTTTTTATACCGACCGCCCTTTTGCGAAGTTAGATTACTATTTCTTAGACAGTTTTTCTTTTGTGGCCGAGTATGAGTTTTATCATTATTACAACAACGACAAAACGGTAAATAATGAATACGATTTCTTGAACGCCAGTTTGATTTACCAAAAAAAGAACAGCAAATTAGAGTATAAAATAAGCGGTACGAATTTATTGAATACTACCTCACTCAACGACGATAGTTTTTCGCAGTTCGCTACAAGAACTTCTCAGTACACAGTTCAGCCACGTTACTTAATTTTCTCTGTGAAGTATAATTTGTAG
- a CDS encoding ABC transporter permease, with product MVVYLRLLKESFSFAMNALLANKLRTLLSLLGVTIGIFSIIAVLAAVDSLDRKISKDLSSLDKNTIYLMKFSFGPSEIPQWKREQFPNVKYDEYVYMKGAMTDTEQMAYQIFTKRESIKHESKTVSDVNIVPVSQEFIDIQGLEFEKGRFYNESEANSGAAVIVLGDEIATSLFEGSDPIGKTVRLYGKRFNVIGVLKKKGSGIFDEDDTSAFIPVNFVRQLYGDNNDGLTNVIILKPEKGVDMEAYKGEIIQKLRAFRGLKAGEIDNFFINVFSGFTDFIDGIIGQMNVVGWIISGFSLLVGGFGIANIMFVSVKERTNLIGIQKSLGAKNRFILFQFLFEAIILSLIGGLIGLFFVWIIALVLTNALDFEFVLGFGNILLGTSLAAFIGLLSGILPAISAANLDPVEAIRTGM from the coding sequence ATGGTAGTATATCTTCGATTATTGAAAGAGAGTTTTAGCTTTGCAATGAATGCATTGTTGGCAAATAAATTAAGGACTTTACTTTCCTTACTAGGTGTAACTATTGGTATTTTTTCGATAATTGCAGTACTGGCTGCGGTAGATTCTCTAGACAGAAAAATATCGAAAGACTTGAGTAGTTTGGATAAAAATACAATCTACTTGATGAAGTTTTCTTTTGGGCCAAGCGAAATACCTCAATGGAAAAGAGAACAATTCCCAAATGTAAAATATGACGAATACGTTTATATGAAGGGGGCAATGACCGATACAGAGCAGATGGCGTATCAGATTTTTACCAAAAGGGAATCTATTAAGCATGAGTCAAAAACTGTTAGTGATGTGAATATTGTTCCTGTTTCACAAGAATTTATTGATATCCAAGGATTAGAATTTGAAAAAGGTCGTTTTTATAATGAATCCGAAGCTAATTCTGGTGCGGCAGTAATTGTTTTGGGTGATGAAATTGCGACATCGTTATTTGAAGGAAGTGATCCGATTGGTAAAACCGTCCGTTTGTATGGTAAACGTTTCAATGTAATTGGTGTTTTAAAGAAAAAGGGTTCTGGAATTTTTGATGAAGATGATACATCAGCATTTATTCCTGTGAATTTTGTTCGTCAATTGTATGGAGACAATAATGATGGTTTGACGAACGTAATTATTTTAAAACCAGAAAAAGGAGTCGATATGGAAGCTTATAAAGGAGAAATTATTCAAAAATTAAGAGCTTTTAGAGGTTTGAAGGCTGGTGAAATTGACAACTTTTTCATTAATGTTTTTTCTGGGTTTACAGATTTTATCGATGGAATTATTGGACAAATGAATGTGGTTGGCTGGATTATCAGTGGTTTTTCTTTATTGGTTGGTGGTTTTGGAATCGCCAATATTATGTTTGTTTCTGTAAAAGAACGAACCAATTTAATTGGAATTCAAAAATCTTTGGGAGCCAAAAACCGATTTATTTTATTTCAATTTTTATTCGAAGCTATAATCCTTTCTCTAATTGGAGGTTTAATTGGATTGTTTTTTGTTTGGATTATTGCCTTAGTTTTGACCAACGCTTTAGATTTTGAATTTGTCCTAGGATTTGGAAATATTCTGTTGGGAACAAGTCTTGCAGCTTTTATTGGGTTGCTATCTGGAATTTTGCCTGCAATATCAGCTGCTAATTTAGACCCTGTTGAGGCGATTCGAACAGGGATGTAA
- the purH gene encoding bifunctional phosphoribosylaminoimidazolecarboxamide formyltransferase/IMP cyclohydrolase: MSTTKKIQSALISVFSKDGLEPIVRKLHEQNVVFYSTGGTEEYIKNLGIPVIPVEDVTSYPSILGGRVKTLHPKVFGGILNRQDNESDVQQMKEYEIPQIDLVIVDLYPFEKTVASGASEADIIEKIDIGGISLIRAGAKNFKDTVIVSSMDQYGLFLDMITNQNGSTTLEDRKLLATKAFHVSSHYDGAIFKYFNTDETIYKESIQNGQVLRYGENPHQKGFFFGEFETMFNKVHGKELSYNNLLDVDAAVNLINEFKTDGPTFAILKHNNACGLATRTSISEAYNAALACDPTSAFGGVLIANATIDIATATEINKLFCEVVIAPAYDAEALTILQEKKNRIILIQNEVALPERQVRTCLNGLLIQDRNNITDQAEDLKTVTITAPTEQEVKDLIFASKVCKNTKSNTIVFAKNGTLIASGTGQTSRVDALMQAVDKAKAFGFSLEGASMASDAFFPFPDCVELAKKAGITAVIQPGGSIKDELSINYCNENNLAMVFTGTRHFKH, translated from the coding sequence ATGAGCACTACTAAAAAAATACAATCGGCCTTAATTTCAGTATTTTCAAAAGACGGATTAGAGCCAATTGTTAGAAAATTACACGAACAAAACGTTGTTTTTTATTCTACCGGAGGTACCGAAGAATACATTAAAAATTTAGGCATTCCTGTAATTCCTGTAGAAGATGTAACTTCTTACCCATCTATCCTTGGCGGAAGAGTAAAAACTTTACACCCAAAAGTGTTTGGTGGTATCTTAAATCGTCAAGACAACGAAAGTGATGTGCAACAAATGAAGGAATATGAAATCCCTCAAATAGATTTAGTAATTGTTGATTTGTATCCATTTGAAAAAACGGTTGCTTCTGGAGCAAGCGAAGCGGATATTATTGAAAAAATTGATATTGGTGGCATTTCATTAATTCGTGCTGGTGCCAAAAATTTCAAAGACACCGTAATTGTTTCATCAATGGACCAGTATGGTTTGTTTTTAGACATGATTACAAATCAAAATGGAAGTACAACATTAGAAGATAGAAAACTTTTGGCTACAAAAGCATTTCATGTTTCTTCTCATTATGATGGAGCCATTTTCAAATATTTCAATACTGACGAAACTATATATAAAGAAAGTATTCAGAACGGTCAAGTACTTCGTTATGGAGAAAACCCTCATCAAAAAGGATTCTTCTTTGGTGAATTTGAAACTATGTTTAACAAAGTTCACGGAAAAGAGTTGTCATACAACAACTTACTAGATGTTGATGCAGCAGTAAACTTGATCAATGAATTCAAAACTGACGGACCAACTTTTGCCATTTTAAAACATAATAATGCTTGTGGCTTAGCAACTAGAACCTCAATCAGTGAAGCATATAATGCAGCTTTGGCATGCGACCCAACATCTGCTTTTGGTGGTGTTTTAATTGCAAATGCTACAATAGACATCGCAACAGCTACAGAAATAAACAAACTATTCTGCGAAGTTGTAATTGCACCTGCTTATGACGCAGAAGCTTTGACTATTTTACAAGAAAAGAAAAACAGAATCATTTTAATTCAAAATGAAGTAGCCTTACCAGAGAGACAAGTTCGTACGTGCTTAAATGGATTATTGATTCAAGACCGAAACAATATTACAGACCAAGCAGAAGACTTAAAAACGGTAACTATTACAGCTCCAACTGAACAAGAAGTTAAAGATTTGATTTTTGCATCAAAGGTTTGTAAAAACACCAAATCTAATACTATTGTATTTGCCAAAAACGGCACACTTATTGCTTCAGGTACTGGCCAAACCTCTAGAGTTGATGCTTTAATGCAAGCAGTAGACAAAGCAAAAGCGTTTGGATTTAGCTTAGAGGGAGCATCTATGGCAAGTGATGCTTTCTTCCCTTTTCCTGACTGTGTGGAATTAGCTAAAAAAGCTGGAATAACCGCTGTAATTCAGCCAGGTGGATCTATTAAAGACGAATTAAGTATCAATTATTGCAACGAAAACAATTTGGCAATGGTATTTACAGGAACTCGTCATTTTAAACATTAA
- a CDS encoding rod shape-determining protein: protein MGFFDFMTEDIAIDLGTANTLIIHNDKVVIDSPSIVARDRISGKIIAVGKEANMMQGKTHENIKTIRPLKDGVIADFDASEKMISMFIKSIPALNKKMFTPALRMVVCIPSGITEVEMRAVKESCERVNGKEVYLIHEPMAAAIGIGIDIMQPKGNMIVDIGGGTTEIAVIALGGIVCDKSVKIAGDVFTNDIVYYMRTQHNLFVGESTAEKIKIQIGAAIEDLETPPDDMSVQGRDLLTGKPKQVEVSYREIAKALDKSIQRIEDAVMETLSQTPPELAADIYNTGIYLAGGGSMLRGLDKRISQKTDLPVYIAEDPLRAVVRGTGMALKNITKFKSILIK from the coding sequence ATGGGATTTTTTGATTTCATGACTGAGGATATCGCGATAGACCTTGGTACCGCAAACACTTTAATCATTCACAATGATAAGGTAGTTATTGACAGTCCTTCTATTGTGGCAAGAGACAGAATATCAGGCAAAATCATTGCCGTTGGTAAAGAAGCCAACATGATGCAGGGGAAAACGCATGAAAACATAAAAACGATTAGGCCATTGAAAGATGGTGTAATTGCAGATTTTGATGCTTCTGAAAAAATGATCAGTATGTTCATCAAAAGCATCCCTGCACTAAACAAAAAAATGTTTACTCCAGCCTTACGTATGGTAGTATGTATTCCATCAGGAATTACAGAAGTTGAAATGCGTGCTGTAAAAGAATCTTGCGAGCGAGTAAATGGAAAAGAAGTTTATCTAATTCATGAACCAATGGCAGCAGCAATTGGTATTGGTATCGATATTATGCAACCAAAAGGTAACATGATTGTTGATATTGGTGGTGGTACAACTGAAATTGCCGTAATTGCTTTAGGCGGTATTGTTTGCGACAAATCTGTAAAAATTGCAGGTGATGTTTTCACTAACGATATTGTATATTATATGCGTACCCAACACAATTTATTTGTTGGAGAAAGTACAGCTGAAAAAATAAAGATACAAATTGGTGCTGCGATCGAAGATCTTGAAACTCCACCAGATGATATGTCTGTTCAAGGAAGAGATTTATTAACTGGAAAACCAAAACAAGTAGAAGTATCATATCGAGAAATCGCGAAAGCATTAGACAAATCCATTCAGAGAATTGAAGACGCAGTAATGGAAACGCTATCGCAAACTCCTCCAGAGTTAGCTGCCGACATATACAACACCGGTATTTATTTAGCTGGTGGTGGATCAATGTTAAGAGGACTTGACAAACGAATTTCTCAAAAAACGGACTTACCAGTTTACATAGCTGAAGATCCTTTGAGAGCAGTTGTACGAGGAACTGGAATGGCTTTAAAAAATATTACTAAATTTAAAAGTATCTTGATTAAGTAA
- the mreC gene encoding rod shape-determining protein MreC → MQQIFNFITRNSYRLLFLLLLGISLTLTIQFHSFHRSKVISSANVVSGSVYKEINEAKEYLNLRKENDDLALENAMLRSLLFQVKDSSFMSKIDSIKGVKPSDIVVAKVIKNSYSVYENYLTLDAGTKQGIKPDMGVINSLGIVGITDDTSENYATVASILNKKSRINAKIKKSNHFGSLVWDGKSTGFVQLIDLPRLAAIRKGDTIVTGGQSVIFPENINIGTIDKIYIDKQTNYYTLSIKLFNDMTNLGHVYILKSKGNIEMTQLENQRKKDE, encoded by the coding sequence ATGCAGCAAATATTTAATTTTATTACTAGAAACAGTTATAGATTACTGTTTTTGCTGCTTTTGGGTATATCATTAACACTTACAATTCAATTTCATTCTTTCCACAGAAGCAAAGTTATTAGTTCTGCTAATGTAGTTAGTGGAAGTGTTTACAAAGAAATAAACGAAGCAAAAGAATACCTCAACCTAAGAAAAGAGAATGACGATTTAGCCTTAGAAAACGCTATGTTAAGAAGTCTTCTTTTTCAAGTAAAAGATTCTAGTTTTATGTCCAAAATCGACAGTATAAAAGGGGTAAAACCCTCTGATATAGTTGTCGCAAAAGTCATCAAAAACTCCTATAGTGTTTATGAAAACTACCTTACCCTTGATGCAGGTACCAAACAAGGCATAAAGCCTGATATGGGAGTTATCAATAGTTTGGGTATCGTTGGTATTACAGATGACACTTCAGAGAATTATGCTACAGTAGCTAGTATTCTGAATAAAAAATCCAGAATCAATGCCAAGATTAAAAAATCAAATCATTTTGGTTCATTGGTATGGGATGGTAAAAGCACAGGATTTGTACAATTAATTGACTTGCCGAGGCTAGCAGCAATCCGCAAAGGAGATACTATTGTAACTGGTGGACAATCCGTTATTTTTCCTGAAAACATTAACATTGGTACAATTGATAAAATTTATATTGACAAACAAACCAATTATTACACTTTAAGCATTAAGTTATTCAATGATATGACCAACTTAGGACATGTTTATATCCTTAAAAGTAAAGGAAATATTGAAATGACTCAACTAGAAAACCAAAGAAAGAAGGATGAATAG
- a CDS encoding rod shape-determining protein MreD, whose translation MNSTLIVNFFRFILLLAIQIIVFNNMNFYGYISPFPYILFIILYPVNGNKTALLASSFILGLLLDMFTNSGGVHATACLILAYFRPFIFKFSFGLSYEYQTVKLNDVLTPERFSFLLVAILLHHIVLFTLEAFEFSFILEVLLRTLLSSAFTLLLSITIIYLIKPNKR comes from the coding sequence ATGAATAGCACGTTAATTGTCAATTTTTTCCGTTTTATATTATTGTTAGCAATACAAATTATTGTTTTCAATAATATGAATTTTTATGGCTACATAAGTCCTTTCCCTTACATACTCTTCATAATTTTATATCCTGTAAACGGTAACAAAACAGCGCTTCTGGCCTCAAGTTTTATACTTGGATTGCTTCTAGATATGTTTACAAATTCTGGAGGAGTTCACGCAACAGCATGTCTTATTCTGGCTTATTTCAGACCATTTATATTTAAATTCTCTTTCGGCTTAAGTTACGAATACCAAACCGTAAAATTAAATGATGTATTGACCCCTGAACGCTTCTCATTCTTATTAGTCGCAATACTATTACATCATATTGTATTATTTACCTTAGAAGCTTTTGAATTTAGTTTTATTCTAGAAGTACTTCTAAGAACTTTATTGAGTTCCGCATTTACATTGTTATTAAGCATAACCATTATCTATCTTATTAAGCCAAATAAACGATGA
- the mrdA gene encoding penicillin-binding protein 2 — translation MRKVLLPALIIIAAALLVLRIFYLQIIDDTFKLESENNAIKIKYDYPERGYIYDRFGKLLVANQASYDIMVIPREINNLDTLEFCQLLNIQKEDFIKNIEKAKVYSPRLPSVFLSQLNKVEFAAFQEKIRNYEGFYFQKRSLRDYEADYGANIFGFITQVNDNIIKKNPYYKSGDLIGKQGVEESYEEILRGVKGVTYIQKDKYNREIGSYKEGRFDTVAVPGKDITLTIDAEIQKYGEQLMVNKRGGIVAIEPKTGEILALITAPSYDPGILVGRQRSKNYTKLYHDSIAKPLYDRGLLAEYPPGSPFKIMTGLVALQEQVIDENTTVACHHGFSYARGRFMRCHCRGGLLQLHRGIYESCNAFFGTAYMKTINKYAKPSYAVDVWSKHVKSFGLGQFMGYDLPTGRRGKIPTSETYKRMYPNGGWRSTAIVSNAIGQGEVLMTPIQLANMMATVANEGYYYTPHIIKKIAGTTIDKKFTTKHVTTIDRSHFKPIISGLFDVYNMGTAAGLRVEGIDICGKTGTAENFAKINGVRTQLKDHSIFVAFAPKDNPKIAIAIMIENGGFGSTIAGPIASLMIEKYLKKKITRTDLETRILNTSLQGQYAKLGGLNEDVKRELRIKDSIAQLKLKKQNPTPTAVVKKDSTKKN, via the coding sequence ATGAGAAAAGTCTTGTTGCCTGCTTTAATAATTATCGCAGCCGCTCTGCTTGTACTTCGAATTTTCTATCTTCAAATCATTGATGACACTTTTAAACTAGAGTCAGAAAACAATGCTATAAAGATAAAATACGATTATCCCGAGCGAGGATATATCTATGACCGTTTTGGAAAACTCCTAGTGGCCAACCAAGCTTCCTATGATATTATGGTGATTCCAAGAGAAATCAACAACTTAGACACTTTAGAATTTTGTCAACTTTTAAATATTCAAAAAGAGGATTTCATAAAGAATATTGAAAAAGCTAAAGTATATAGTCCGAGGCTGCCATCTGTATTTTTATCACAGTTAAATAAAGTAGAATTTGCTGCATTCCAAGAAAAAATAAGAAACTATGAAGGTTTCTATTTCCAAAAAAGATCATTAAGAGACTATGAAGCCGATTATGGCGCCAATATTTTTGGCTTTATTACCCAAGTAAACGACAACATCATTAAAAAGAATCCTTATTACAAAAGTGGGGATTTAATTGGAAAACAAGGTGTCGAAGAAAGCTATGAAGAAATTCTAAGAGGTGTCAAAGGAGTCACCTACATACAAAAAGACAAATACAATCGTGAAATTGGTTCCTACAAAGAAGGCCGCTTTGACACTGTAGCGGTGCCAGGTAAAGACATTACCTTAACCATTGATGCCGAAATCCAAAAATATGGAGAACAATTGATGGTCAACAAAAGAGGTGGAATTGTTGCCATAGAACCAAAGACTGGAGAAATTCTAGCATTAATTACAGCACCTTCTTATGATCCTGGTATTTTGGTAGGAAGACAACGTTCTAAAAACTACACCAAATTATATCACGATTCAATTGCAAAACCACTATATGACAGAGGTTTACTTGCAGAATACCCTCCTGGATCTCCTTTCAAAATTATGACTGGACTCGTAGCGCTTCAGGAACAAGTAATCGACGAAAATACAACTGTGGCTTGTCATCACGGATTTAGCTATGCAAGAGGTCGCTTTATGCGTTGTCACTGTAGAGGTGGACTGCTCCAATTGCACCGTGGAATCTATGAATCTTGTAATGCCTTTTTTGGAACAGCATATATGAAAACCATTAACAAATATGCTAAACCAAGCTACGCTGTTGATGTTTGGAGCAAGCACGTAAAAAGTTTTGGTTTAGGGCAGTTTATGGGATATGACTTACCAACAGGCCGTCGAGGAAAAATCCCGACTTCGGAAACCTATAAAAGAATGTATCCAAACGGGGGCTGGAGAAGTACAGCTATTGTTTCAAACGCTATCGGACAAGGAGAAGTCCTAATGACGCCTATTCAATTGGCTAACATGATGGCTACCGTTGCGAATGAAGGATATTATTACACTCCTCACATCATTAAAAAAATTGCAGGCACCACTATTGATAAAAAATTCACAACCAAACATGTTACTACTATAGACAGAAGTCACTTCAAACCTATTATTAGTGGACTTTTTGATGTTTATAATATGGGAACAGCCGCCGGTTTAAGAGTCGAAGGAATTGACATTTGTGGAAAAACAGGAACTGCCGAAAATTTTGCAAAAATTAATGGTGTTAGAACTCAGTTAAAAGATCACTCTATTTTTGTGGCTTTTGCTCCAAAAGACAATCCTAAAATTGCTATCGCTATTATGATTGAAAACGGTGGATTTGGTTCTACTATCGCAGGGCCAATAGCGAGTTTGATGATAGAAAAATATTTAAAGAAAAAAATCACAAGAACGGATCTTGAAACTAGAATATTAAATACAAGTTTACAAGGTCAATATGCCAAATTGGGAGGATTAAATGAAGATGTAAAAAGAGAATTAAGAATTAAAGACTCTATTGCCCAACTCAAGTTAAAAAAACAAAATCCAACACCTACTGCAGTTGTTAAAAAAGACAGTACTAAAAAAAACTAA